From the genome of Lysinibacter sp. HNR:
ACTCGGAGTGTCTTTGCCTATCCCACTGTTTGCGGTCACGCACATTTTTCCATGACAACTATCGACTGTGTGTCCGCGATGGTTGACTGAGACGACCTGACACAGACCCCCTACTCGTCGTTTGCTGCGTCTTTACCCTCGAACGTTGCGATCATTAACGAACGCTCGATCCCACCTTCGGAATCGCCTTCATGCGCCTCCCCCAACTGCTCTATGAGAGTTTCCTCTTCCCCCTCACTAACAAAAGCAGACGAATCAACTCACGGATCTACGACGTCAGAAACTGTTGCCGCACCCGGGACAGTGGCTCATGGGGTTGAGGAAATTACCGATCGGAAAATTCTTGGTCACAGTTTCCGGGTATCACGGATAAAAAATGCAGACCATGGAAACAGACTACGAATCTTCATTATGGACTAACGCAGTCTCGCCCTATTTGCTACGCAACCTGGCGAATAGGGTCAGCTACCTTCGATAGCAACTTTTATTCTTTTGGAACAACAACTTAGTGAGCTTGAGGATGTCAAATGACATTGGGGCGCTTACAAATGGCAATCCGTTTATGTGTAGACCACAGAATACCCAGGTACGAGACACTCCCAACAAGAGTTGAGAGGGATCCTTCGCTTGAAATGCTGAGCCTTCACTAAACGGCACGTCCTCATCGCCTCATAATCCTTGCCACTAGCGATATGAAAGGTATAAATCTAAATTGAGATACTCAATATGGCCCACCGCACGGGTGCTGACCAGAAGCGAGAGAGTCAAGTTGCGCTCGCGAAAAGTTCACGATCGAGGCAAAGGTGAGTTTACCGGTCGTCGCACACCAACAAAGAGTGATAATAGTGCTGTTCTAAAGCCCCTGGTCATGATAATCGCGAGTGCGATGGTGTTGGGAGCAGCGATTGTTACCCCGGGATCTTCTGCCTCAGCCGCAACAACGGGCCTAGAGTTTGATACCCGAATCGCAATGGGGGAAGAACTGCCTCAGGCAGCAACCGTCGTAGCTCGGGGCAATGACAACTGGCTGGCCACCGACGGGAAAACCCTCAGGTTGTTCAATAATGACGGTACACCAAATACTGTTTTTAACAGCAACGTTGGTAATGGAGTTGAAGAACAGGGAAGCATCCTAAGCATCGCTTCAGATAACGACGGTTGGATGATTGCGGGCCGCTTCGGAACTCTTAATGACGAATGGCAGCTTGGCACTGGTCAGATAAATAACTTACTGCGGCTTCATGGCGACGGCACGATAGACCACAGCTTTATTCCCAATATAAACGGCACTTTTGACGGTGCTATTCGTAAGGTTGTTCGCGATCGAGACGGGTGGTTGGTGGGTGGCGATTTTCGACAGAATGATCGCATCCGAGCATCCCTCATACGGCTTACTAACCAGGGATTTGTCGACTACCAGACATTTAATGCTCCCTCTGAGATTGGGCCGGTGTCTAATATTGCGGTTAATGAGCGGGGAAGTCGTCTAATAGTGCACTCGACGCAAGGATCACAGCACATGACGGGGCTACGGCCTGACGGAAATAGAGGGTTCACTCGAGCTACGGGAGGTGAAGTTAGGGCCGTTGCAACTATAGGAGATTATTGGCTAATCGGCGGCGCCTTTAGCAGCCTTTCAGGTTCAGGGGGCAGAGGACTGGTAGCTCTCGGGGAAAATGGGGGCATAACGGGATACGACCTCAATATTGATGGGTGGGCTAACTCTATAATTCCTGACGGTAATGGTGGGGTATTTGTCGGAGGTAACTTTAAATCATTCTCACTCCAGTCCCAACCAGCTCACGGCCTGATACAGTTGACGCCTCAGGGAACATTACACCGAACACTCGACGTCCAAGACGGAAACGGTTTTGATACGGATGTTCGTACCGTTGCCTACGACGACTCCGCGGACAGAATACTAGTGGGTGGGTCTTTCCGTAACCCACAACAGCACCTAGCCTTAATCACCCCCGCGAGCATTGAGCTAGACACTATCAACACTCAGGAAAACGTGATTGGTGACACGGTGGAGGTATCACTATCGGCCGCAACAAGAACGATAACAGGGGACTCATTACCGGTAAGTTATTCTGCAACAGGGCTACCCCAGGGTTTGAGATTGGATTCTGCATCCGGCAAGATTTCAGGAACCGTTGAAACCCTTGGATCGTCAACCGTTCACATTACGGCAACTTCCCATCTGCTCTCCGCCTCCAGAGCTTTTTCCTGGGAAGTACTTTCGCTCGTGACCCTTCCTGTCAGTCCTCACACCGGCGTCGCGGGTATACCCTATTACTATAATTTCGTAACGGATCCGAACCTGGCACCGAGAGTATCGCTTATCGACGGTGACCTTCCTCCCGGGTTGACCCTGTCTGCTACCGGAATACTATCTGGGACACCCACCCGATCTGGAAATTATGACTTCCTCCTTCGTATGACGCCCAATACAAACCTTTCAGTTTCGATGGAGGTAACCCCCGGCACCGTGAACTTGAACGACTCCTCTATTGATGCAGACCCGCTCTCAATTGTGGCCGATGGGATCTCGACCTCAACAATTACCGTAACGCTTGTTGATAATTGGGGAAACACAATTGCCGATCGAGAAGTCGCTATCCAGTCGACCGGCGGAAGCATAGGGTCTACCACTAATAACGATGACGGGACCTATTCAGCAGCCCTGAGGTCAGGCTCCACTGAAGGGATTGCAATAGTGAGCTTTACCGTAAATGGAGTGGCTGCTCCTCGAAGTGTGAACGTGAGATTCACCGGCGAGACTACGCCTCCGGTGGACCCGGACGGACCCACACCCCCGGTGAACCCGGACGGACCCACACCCCCGGTGAACCCGGACGGACCCACACCCCCGGTGAACCCGGACGGACCCACACCCCCCAGCGGATCCACACCCCCCGGCGATAGCGACCCTAAGCACCCCACCGCAGACGCTAAGAAACTAGCACACACCGGAGCAAACGGAGGAAATCAGATGTTACTCCTCGCCCTAAGCTTGGCCGCTGGTGTCACAGGCACCTCCCTCATAGTAAAAACTCGCCGCCGACACTAGGAGGTAATTTAAGCGAGTAAGATCGATTGCCCTGGAGATCTCCACCCGTTGGAGAATTCCAGGGCAATCTCCTTACACTCCATTACTTTCCTCACCTCTTCAAGGCTCAAGCGGAGAGACAATGCGTGGGGAGGAAACACACACCGGTAGACTGGGACTCAGTGACACGGGGTGCCCACCGGGCTGAGACCAAACCCGTTGAACCTGCTCTAGCTCGTACTAGCGAAGGGAATGTCTATTGACCGGGTCTGTAACATCTCAATCCACACTAAATCCACCGCGCAGAATCGGACCTCCCCGCGTGCTGAGTATCGCCGGCACAGACCCCTCGGGAGGGGCGGGAATCCAAGCCGACCTCAAAAGCATTGCGGCTCTCGGAGGATACGGCATGGCCGCGGTTACCGCTCTGGTCGCCCAGAATACCCAGGGGGTTCGCTCCGTTCACACCCCTCCGCCCTCGTTTCTTATGGAACAGCTCAGGGCGGTCAGCGATGATGTGACCATTGACGCGGTCAAGATTGGGATGCTCGGCTCCTCCCTCATCGCTCAGACGGTTGGCGAGTGGTTGGCAGAGGTTACGCCCCCCATCGTGGTGATCGACCCCGTGATGATCGCCACAAGCGGCGATCGCCTGCTAGACACGGATGCCGAAAAAGCTCTCCGCTCCCTGCTTCCACAGGCGTCTCTCATCACACCCAATATCCCCGAGCTTGCGGTTCTCCTTAACGAACCGGTTGCCTCCTCGTGGGATGAGGCTCTTGCCCAGGGAAAACGGGCCTCCACACGCTTCAACACCACCATCCTGGTGAAGGGCGGCCACCTCTCCGGTGAGAGGTGCCCCGACGCGCTCGTGAATGTTCATAGGCTCCCGTCGGGCCATGAGACGTTTCAGGTGTCGGGCCCCCGCATCCACACTAAGAACACCCACGGAACGGGCTGCTCGCTCTCCTCCGCGATGGCAACTCTGCAATCGCGCACGAACAACTGGGAAGACTCCCTCGTTGCGGCCACCGAGTGGCTGCGAGACGCCATTGCCCACTCAGATGAACTCCGGGTGGGTTCGGGCAGCGGCCCGGTCCATCACTTCCATCATCTGTGGTCTCTAGCACCACACCCAGCACAGCGAAACGAGAATAATTAATGGCCCGCTCAACCCCACACCCACGCATACTCCCTCCTCTGGTAGAACCGGGCGATGAACTTACCCCGGAACAGGTCACCAGATTTTCACGGCACATCGTTATTCCCGATTTTGGACAGGAGGCTCAGAGGCGTTTGCTCGCGGCAAAAGTTGCGGTGATCGGGGCGGGGGGTCTGGGCAGTCCCATCCTCTTGTACCTCGCGGCGGCCGGTGTGGGCACTGTTGGAATCATCGATGATGACTCAGTGGAATCATCAAACCTTCAGCGGCAAGTAATTCACGGAACGCAAGATATCGGACGTCCCAAGGGTGAATCGGCGCGAGACTCCATCCTTGAGCGCAATCCCGATGCTACCGTGCGGCTGCATCCCGTTCGGCTCACCAGCAAAAACGCCATCAAGATTCTTGGAGACTACGATCTGGTCATCGACGGTTCCGATAATTTTTCCACCCGATATCTCGCGAGCGACGCGGCGGAAATCCTGGGCATTCCCTGCGTGTGGGGCTCAATTCTGCGCTACTCCGGTCAGGCTTCCACCTTCTGGGCCGCGCCCAACGACGGACTACCGGGGGTGACCTATCGTGATCTCTTCGCTCAGCCACCAGCCCCGGGTACGGTGCCCAGTTGCGCGGAGGGTGGTGTTCTTGGGGTGCTCTGCTCGATGATCGGAACGATTATGGCCACGGACACGATCAAGCTCATCACGGGTATCGGCAGCACCCTGCTGGGACGGATCGTTAACTATGATGCCCAGCTCATGAGCTGGCGCGAGATCACCATCGGGCCAGACCCCGAGCGGACTCCCGTAACCCAGCTTGACGATTATGACGCGCTCTGCGGAATAACTCCGCGAGCACAGAATCATTCCTCGCGGGAACACACTGACTCAGAGGGTTTCCCCGAGACACACGAATCCGTGGAATGGAGCAGCTCGTTTCTTGCCGCGGCTCTTACGGAGCGCGCCTCGGGCACGCGGAAGTTCCGACTGATCGATATCCGTGAGAGTCACGAGCGTGAACTCGCCGTGATCCAAAACTCAGAGCACATTCCGCTGAATGACCTGCTCCACCAACTACACAACACAACCTCGTTACAGCATGCGCTTCACCCGGACGAAGAAATCGTGCTCTACTGCCACCACGGCTCCAGATCCGACTACGCACGGCAAATGCTCAATGCCGCGGGCTACACCCGAGTTCGTCATCTTCAGGGCGGGATCGACAGGTGGAGCCTCGACGTAGATCCCTCTATCCCCCGGTACTAACGGGCACCGCCGGTCGCCAGCAACCAACCTCTGGTGCCCGTCACACGAACTTGACAGGGCGCGGACTCAAACAGGGTTAGAGCGCCAAATCAAGATTTGCCCGACCGTCCAGCGGCGAGGAAGCGAGCGCCTCCCTGCGGCGAGGGATTCGCCCCGCGTTTGCCGCAAGACGTCCGGCCTCCACAGCGTAACGCATTGCATAGGCCATCCGCACGGGATCGGCCGCACGGGTCACGGCCGTGGCCAAAAGCACACCAGCGCATCCCAGTTCCATGGCGAGGGCCGCGTCCGAGGCCGTGCCGATACCCGCGTCAAGGATAATCGGCACCCGGGAGTGCGCCGCAATCGCCTCAATATTATGGGGGTTGAGGATGCCGAGACCCGAGCCGATCGGGGCACCCAGCGGCATAACGGCGGCGCAGCCCACATCGGCAAGCTTTCGGGCCAGAATCGGGTCATCGTTGGTGTATGGTAGCACCACAAATCCCTCGTTCACCAACTTTTCCGCTGCGAGAAGAAGCTCAACCGGATCGGGAAGCAGGGTGACATCATCTGCTACAACCTCAAGCTTCACCCAGTTGGTCTCACAGGCCTCACGTGCAAGCCGTGCGGTGAGCACCGCCTCCGAGGCGGTAAAACAGCCAGCCGTATTGGGCAGCGCCCGGATGCCATTGCGCTGCAGAAGCGACCACACCGATCCCTCCCCACCGGTTTGCACCCGACGCATCGCAACCGTTGTGAGTTCGGTGGCCGACGCCACCAGGGCCTCTTCGAGGGCCAAAAGGCTCGGTGCCCCACCCGTTCCCATCACCAATCGGGACGAAAATTCTTGCTCCGCGATGATCAGCGGATCGTCTGCGCCCAGATAACCTGTCCTCGGCGCTGAGCTGTCTGACGCTAACATTGATGCGGCCTGCTCTCCCCCGCGTAATGTGTCACCCATTTTAACCTCCCTGTACGGCCCCAAGAACTTCAATACGATCCCCCGCATTGATGGAGTGTTTTCCCCATCCGCTCCGCGGCACAACGGCATCGTTAATTGCGGCAGCAACCCCACCCGGTAGCTCTTCGGTCGCCGCCAGGTCAAGAAGCGTGCGCACAACCGATTCAAGCGAGAGGGGGGCGATGAGGAGCTGGTCTTCCCCGTTTATTGTAAAAATTTGATCACTGGAAAAATTCATCTATAAAGCCTCAATCGAACTATTCAACGGATAACGGATAACGAGCGTCCGGATCTTCGAGTTGAGTGAATCGGGACGGGGAACATGACTCCGCGTAATCGGGAAGCTTTTCCCCGCGCAGCATGCACTGAATCAGATGAGAGGTGACCGCGGCTAACAATATTCCGTGACGGTAATGTCCCGTTGCAACCATCAGCGTGCCGTCCGCCACACTCCCGATAAGGGGCAGGTTATCGGGAGAACCGGGACGAGCCCTCGCCGTTACCTCGGTGATCTCGGCCTCATCCAAGCCAGGGATCACGGCACGGGCATCACGTAACAGCGTAAAAATCCCACCGGCGGTTGCTTGGCGGTCGTCTTCCCGTTCATACGTCGTGGCCCCCACAACAATCTCTCCATCGCTGCGGGGAACAATATAGATGGGACGTCCCTGCACCAACCCCCGCACGGTAAACTCTGTGTCCAGCCAGGGAACGGAATTATAGTTGAGACGCACCACCTCACCTTTAACCGGCCTGGTGGGAATGTCGATCCCGCTCAGGTCGGCGACAAGAGAGGATGACTGCCAACCCGCCGCAATCAGGACCCGATCCGCGTGGATTGAAACCCCTCCCTCAAGAATAACGCCCTCAACCCGCTGACGTTTCCCCTCAACCCGCTGATCTTCTTCTCCAACCTGATGGTTATTCACCCCCGCCTGCTCGCTGTTTTCATCTGTCACGAGCAGGGCCGCAACCCGCTTCTTCTCCACATGAGTCCCGTGGCGAGCTATTGCCCCGATGAGTGCCAGGCTCACCTCGCGAGGGTTGATTTGGTGGTCATTTTCTGCCCACAACCCGCCGGAAACATGCGCTCCGGCTAGGGGAAGACGCTCACGCACCTCGGCGGCACTCAGCATCTCTGAGTCAAGATTCCACTCGCGGTGAAGAGCGTGCAATCTCCTAGCCTCTTCAAGATCGCCGCTGTCAAAGGCTACCGTGAGGCTGCCCGCCCGCCGAAAGCCGATATCCACCCGCGTCTCATGCTCGAGTTCTTTCACGAGGGTTGGCCACAACCTGGCTGACTCAACGTTAAGTCTCATCAGATCGTGTTCCCCAAAAGCCGCCTCGAAGGTAGGAGCTATCATTCCCGCAGCGGCATATGTTGCCCCGTTTGCGGGATCGGGGTCGTACCATCGCACGGTCAAGCCGTCCTGTAGTGCGCGCCACACGGCAAGCGCCCCGATGATTCCAGCGCCAACCACCACCAGGTCTATCCGGTGTGTTGCAGGTTCCATATTTGCCTCTCACTCGCGCAGCGGGGTCTTGGCCCGTCGCAGTGGGACCTCATCCACCACAGTAGACCTCCCACGCACCACAATACTAACCACAGGGGATGTGTGTTACGGTAAGTAGAGAAAACTTACAGACACGGGGTGCCGCTCATTATTCTGCCGCGGCTGAGATAACACCCGACGAACCTGTTCAGGTAATTCTGACGAAGGGATGTCCACGCCATGGATGGCACGCCACAAACACTAAGCGATGCTGCGCTCACACCGCAAAAAGATTCCTCGGTGTCCCCGCGCTTCACCGATCGACTCTGGGAGTCAACCGCGGATCTCCGCGGGGAAATTGATTCGTTAGAGTTCTTGCAGCGCCTGGGGGACGGTACCCTCGCGCTGGACGACTTTTATTTTTACATGCATCAGGACGCGATCTACTTGGCCGGGTACAGCAGGGCGCTTGCCCTGCTCGCAGCCAAGGCTCCGGACCCTCACACGGCCGCGTTCTGGGCGCAGTCCTCTCACGATGCGGCGGTGGTGGAGGCGAGCCTGCACGAGGATATTCTCGCAACGAACAACGCCGCAGAGGCCCGAGTAGACAAGCATACTGAAGCTTCCCCCACCTGCCTGGGGTATGTTTCATATCTCATCGCTACGGCGGCAACCGCACCCTACGCGGTGGGTTGCGCCGCGGTGCTTCCGTGCTTTTGGCTCTACGCCGATGTGTCTTCACGCTTGGCCGCCTCGGCGGCGGATGTGCTCGCTCGGGATCCAGAACACCCGTTTGCCCAGTGGGTAGCGGCCTACGACGGAGAAGAATTCCAGTCCTCCGTTCGGCGGGCCCGCGAAGTTGTTGATGGCGTTTACACCCGTGCCAGCGAGGAAGAGACCGCAGCCATGTTTGAGGCTCACCGGATCGCCACCCGATACGAGCTACTCTTCTGGGACACCGCGCTCAACCGGCAGCCGTGGCCACGCTCAACGCGAACGGGTGCCTTGTGAATAAGATAACCACAGGCTTTGTCGCGCTCCTGGCGACTGCTGCACTCCTGCTTACCGGATGCGCGGGGGCTACTTCTGTATCCGATAATAGCTCTCGAACCGTTCGCTTTGCCCT
Proteins encoded in this window:
- a CDS encoding invasin domain 3-containing protein: MIIASAMVLGAAIVTPGSSASAATTGLEFDTRIAMGEELPQAATVVARGNDNWLATDGKTLRLFNNDGTPNTVFNSNVGNGVEEQGSILSIASDNDGWMIAGRFGTLNDEWQLGTGQINNLLRLHGDGTIDHSFIPNINGTFDGAIRKVVRDRDGWLVGGDFRQNDRIRASLIRLTNQGFVDYQTFNAPSEIGPVSNIAVNERGSRLIVHSTQGSQHMTGLRPDGNRGFTRATGGEVRAVATIGDYWLIGGAFSSLSGSGGRGLVALGENGGITGYDLNIDGWANSIIPDGNGGVFVGGNFKSFSLQSQPAHGLIQLTPQGTLHRTLDVQDGNGFDTDVRTVAYDDSADRILVGGSFRNPQQHLALITPASIELDTINTQENVIGDTVEVSLSAATRTITGDSLPVSYSATGLPQGLRLDSASGKISGTVETLGSSTVHITATSHLLSASRAFSWEVLSLVTLPVSPHTGVAGIPYYYNFVTDPNLAPRVSLIDGDLPPGLTLSATGILSGTPTRSGNYDFLLRMTPNTNLSVSMEVTPGTVNLNDSSIDADPLSIVADGISTSTITVTLVDNWGNTIADREVAIQSTGGSIGSTTNNDDGTYSAALRSGSTEGIAIVSFTVNGVAAPRSVNVRFTGETTPPVDPDGPTPPVNPDGPTPPVNPDGPTPPVNPDGPTPPSGSTPPGDSDPKHPTADAKKLAHTGANGGNQMLLLALSLAAGVTGTSLIVKTRRRH
- the thiD gene encoding bifunctional hydroxymethylpyrimidine kinase/phosphomethylpyrimidine kinase; amino-acid sequence: MLSIAGTDPSGGAGIQADLKSIAALGGYGMAAVTALVAQNTQGVRSVHTPPPSFLMEQLRAVSDDVTIDAVKIGMLGSSLIAQTVGEWLAEVTPPIVVIDPVMIATSGDRLLDTDAEKALRSLLPQASLITPNIPELAVLLNEPVASSWDEALAQGKRASTRFNTTILVKGGHLSGERCPDALVNVHRLPSGHETFQVSGPRIHTKNTHGTGCSLSSAMATLQSRTNNWEDSLVAATEWLRDAIAHSDELRVGSGSGPVHHFHHLWSLAPHPAQRNENN
- a CDS encoding ThiF family adenylyltransferase; this translates as MARSTPHPRILPPLVEPGDELTPEQVTRFSRHIVIPDFGQEAQRRLLAAKVAVIGAGGLGSPILLYLAAAGVGTVGIIDDDSVESSNLQRQVIHGTQDIGRPKGESARDSILERNPDATVRLHPVRLTSKNAIKILGDYDLVIDGSDNFSTRYLASDAAEILGIPCVWGSILRYSGQASTFWAAPNDGLPGVTYRDLFAQPPAPGTVPSCAEGGVLGVLCSMIGTIMATDTIKLITGIGSTLLGRIVNYDAQLMSWREITIGPDPERTPVTQLDDYDALCGITPRAQNHSSREHTDSEGFPETHESVEWSSSFLAAALTERASGTRKFRLIDIRESHERELAVIQNSEHIPLNDLLHQLHNTTSLQHALHPDEEIVLYCHHGSRSDYARQMLNAAGYTRVRHLQGGIDRWSLDVDPSIPRY
- a CDS encoding thiazole synthase, with the protein product MLASDSSAPRTGYLGADDPLIIAEQEFSSRLVMGTGGAPSLLALEEALVASATELTTVAMRRVQTGGEGSVWSLLQRNGIRALPNTAGCFTASEAVLTARLAREACETNWVKLEVVADDVTLLPDPVELLLAAEKLVNEGFVVLPYTNDDPILARKLADVGCAAVMPLGAPIGSGLGILNPHNIEAIAAHSRVPIILDAGIGTASDAALAMELGCAGVLLATAVTRAADPVRMAYAMRYAVEAGRLAANAGRIPRRREALASSPLDGRANLDLAL
- the thiS gene encoding sulfur carrier protein ThiS; this encodes MNFSSDQIFTINGEDQLLIAPLSLESVVRTLLDLAATEELPGGVAAAINDAVVPRSGWGKHSINAGDRIEVLGAVQGG
- a CDS encoding FAD-dependent oxidoreductase, with product MEPATHRIDLVVVGAGIIGALAVWRALQDGLTVRWYDPDPANGATYAAAGMIAPTFEAAFGEHDLMRLNVESARLWPTLVKELEHETRVDIGFRRAGSLTVAFDSGDLEEARRLHALHREWNLDSEMLSAAEVRERLPLAGAHVSGGLWAENDHQINPREVSLALIGAIARHGTHVEKKRVAALLVTDENSEQAGVNNHQVGEEDQRVEGKRQRVEGVILEGGVSIHADRVLIAAGWQSSSLVADLSGIDIPTRPVKGEVVRLNYNSVPWLDTEFTVRGLVQGRPIYIVPRSDGEIVVGATTYEREDDRQATAGGIFTLLRDARAVIPGLDEAEITEVTARARPGSPDNLPLIGSVADGTLMVATGHYRHGILLAAVTSHLIQCMLRGEKLPDYAESCSPSRFTQLEDPDARYPLSVE
- a CDS encoding TenA family protein, with the protein product MDGTPQTLSDAALTPQKDSSVSPRFTDRLWESTADLRGEIDSLEFLQRLGDGTLALDDFYFYMHQDAIYLAGYSRALALLAAKAPDPHTAAFWAQSSHDAAVVEASLHEDILATNNAAEARVDKHTEASPTCLGYVSYLIATAATAPYAVGCAAVLPCFWLYADVSSRLAASAADVLARDPEHPFAQWVAAYDGEEFQSSVRRAREVVDGVYTRASEEETAAMFEAHRIATRYELLFWDTALNRQPWPRSTRTGAL